The proteins below come from a single Microtus pennsylvanicus isolate mMicPen1 chromosome 13, mMicPen1.hap1, whole genome shotgun sequence genomic window:
- the Plekhg5 gene encoding pleckstrin homology domain-containing family G member 5 isoform X10 codes for MHYDGHVRFDLPPQGSVLARNVSTRSCPPRTSPAADLEEEEDCVDGRGDRKSTGLKISKKKARRRHTDDPSKECFTLKFDLNVDIETEIVPAMKKKSLGEVLLPVFERKGIALGKVDIYLDQSNTPLSLTFEAYRFGGHYLRVKAKPGDEGKVEQGVKDSKSLSLPILRPTGAGPPVSERVDPQSRRENSLDILAPGRRRKNMSEFLGETSIPGQEPSTPSSCSLPLGSSGGSGGGSSESWKNRAASRFSGFFSSSPSTSAFGREVDKMEQLEGKLQAYSLFGLPRMPRRLRFDHDSWEEEEEDEDEDNASLRLEDSWRELIDGHEKLTRRQCHQQEAVWELLHTEVSYIRKLRVITNLFLCCLLNLQESGLLCEVEVERLFSNIPEIVRLHRRLWGSVMVPVLEKARRTRALLQPGDFLKGFKMFGSLFKPYIRYCMEEEGCMEYMRGLLRDNDLFRAYVTWAEKHQQCQRLKLSDMLAKPHQRLTKYPLLLKSVLRKTDAPRAKEAVITMISSVECFIHHVNTCMRQRQERQRLAGVVSRIDAYEVVEGSNDEVDKLLKEFLHLDLTAPMPGASPEEIRQLLLEGSLRMKEGRDSKMDVYCFLFTDLLLVTKAVKKAERTKVIRPPLLVDKIVCRELRDPGSFLLIYLNEFHSAVGAYTFQASSQALCRSWVDTIYNAQNQLQQLRAQLRAQEEHPGSQPLQSLEEEEDEQEEEGESSASAASSPTILRKSSNSLNSQHCASDGSTETLAMVVVEPGETLSSPEFDRGPFSSQSDGTSLSTTASSVTPTSELLPLGPVDGRSCSMDSAYGTLSPTSLQDFVAPPPVVEPVPLPQPPELPQTPSPCLRRRTPVQLIPCLPRLLKSKSEASLLQLLSGTATCGVPLAPSRSLSELCLVTAPGVRTRSSLQEGGPGWNCPGACGPGRGSDLSEPENRASHLTRGPTGCARRDMPSGVAPRVQPEPPPGISAQHRKLTLAQLYRIRTTLLLNSTLTASEV; via the exons ATGCACTATGACGGACATGTTCGCTTTGACCTGCCCCCGCAAG GCTCTGTCCTGGCCCGGAATGTCTCCACCCGCTCCTGTCCCCCACGCACTAGCCCTGCTGCAGatctggaggaagaggaggactgtGTGGATGGAAGAGG GGACCGGAAGAGCACCGGCCTAAAGATCtccaagaagaaagcaagaaggagGCACACAGAT GACCCAAGCAAGGAGTGTTTCACTTTGAAATTTGACCTCAACGTGGACATTGAAACAGAAATTGTGCCGGCCATGAAGAAGAAGTCACTGGG GGAGGTGCTCCTGCCTGTGTTCGAAAGGAAAGGCATCGCACTGGGTAAAGTGGATATCTACCTGGACCAATCCAACACACCTCTGTCCCTCACATTTGAAGCCTACCGGTTTGGAGGACACTACCTGAGGGTCAAAG CCAAGCCGGGAGATGAAGGCAAAGTGGAACAGGGAGTGAAGGACTCCaagtccctcagtctgcccatcCTGAGGCCCACAGGAGCTGGGCCACCTGTATCGGAGCGTGTGGACCCTCAGAGCCGCCGAGAGAACAGTCTGGACATCTTG GCCCCTGGCCGCCGTCGCAAGAACATGTCTGAGTTCCTGGGGGAGACGAGCATCCCGGGGCAGGAGCCCTCCACGCCTTCCAGCTGTTCTCTGCCTCTTGGCAGCAGTGGAGGCTCCGGCGGTGGGAGCAGCGAGAGCTGGAAGAACCGGGCAGCCAGTCGTTTCAGCGGTTTCTtcagctccagccccagcaccaGTGCCTTTGGGCGG GAAGTGGACAAGATGGAACAGCTGGAGGGCAAACTGCAAGCCTACAGCCTCTTCGGGCTACCCCGGATGCCCAGGAGGCTGCGTTTTGACCATGActcctgggaggaggaggaagaggatgaggatgaAGATAACGCAAGCCTGAGGCTGGAGGACAGCTGGAGGGAGCTCATTGATGGGCATGAG AAGCTGACCCGGCGGCAGTGCCACCAACAGGAGGCAGTGTGGGAACTCCTGCATACAGAAGTCTCCTACATCCGGAAGCTGCGTGTGATCACCAAC CTGTTCCTGTGCTGTCTTCTTAACCTGCAAGAGTCGGGGCTCCTGTGTGAG GTGGAGGTTGAACGCTTGTTCAGCAACATCCCTGAGATTGTGCGGCTGCACCGCAGGCTGTGGGGCAGCGTGATGGTGCCGGTGCTGGAGAAGGCGCGGCGCACGCGGGCGCTGTTGCAGCCTGGGGACTTTCTCAAAGGCTTCAAGATG TTCGGCTCGCTCTTCAAGCCATACATCCGATACTGTATGGAGGAGGAGGGCTGTATGGAATACATGCGTGGCCTGCTGCGCGACAACGACCTGTTCCGCGCCTATGTCACG TGGGCTGAGAAGCACCAGCAGTGTCAGCGCCTGAAGCTGAGTGACATGTTGGCCAAGCCCCACCAGCGGCTCACCAAATACCCACTGCTACTCAAGTCAGTGCTGAGGAAGACCGATGCGCCGCGCGCCAAGGAAGCGGTGATCACCATG ATCAGCTCTGTGGAATGCTTCATCCACCACGTGAACACATGCATGCGGCAGCGACAGGAGCGCCAGCGGCTGGCAGGGGTGGTGAGCCGGATTGATGCTTACGAGGTTGTGGAGGGCAGCAATGACGAGGTGGATAAG CTCTTGAAGGAATTTTTGCATCTGGACCTGACCGCACCCATGCCTGGCGCCTCCCCTGAAGAGATTCGGCAGCTGCTGCTGGAAGGGAGCTTGAGGAtgaaggagggaagagacagcAAG ATGGATGTGTACTGCTTCCTGTTCACTGATCTGCTCTTGGTGACCAAGGCCGTGAAGAAAGCCGAGAGAACCAAGGTCATCAGGCCACCACTGCTGGTGGACAAGATTGTGTGCCGGGAGCTTCGGGACCCTG GCTCCTTCCTCCTCATCTACCTGAATGAATTCCACAGTGCTGTGGGGGCCTACACATTCCAGGCCAGCAGCCAGGCCTTGTGCCGAAGCTGGGTGGACACTATTTACAATGCCCAG AACCAGCTGCAGCAGCTGCGTGCACAGCTGCGTGCCCAGGAGGAGCATCCAGGCAGCCAGCCCTTGCAGAgcctggaagaggaggaggatgaacaggaagaggagggggagagcagcGCATCGGCCGCCAGCTCCCCCACCATCCTGCGAAAGAGCAGCAACAGCCTCAACTCTCAGCACTG TGCCTCAGATGGCTCCACGGAGACCCTGGCCATGGTTGTGGTAGAGCCTGGGGAGACGCTGTCTTCTCCGGAGTTTGACCGTGGTCCCTTCAGCTCCCAGTCGGACGGCACTTCACTTAGCACCACGGCTTCATCCGTCACTCCCACTAGCGAGCTGCTGCCCCTGGGCCCGGTGGACGGCCGCTCTTGTTCCATGGACTCTGCCTATGGCACTCTGTCCCCCACTTCTCTGCAAGACTTTGTGGCTCCACCCCCTGTGGTAGAGCCAGTGCCATTGCCCCAGCCCCCGGAGTTACCACAGACCCCCTCACCCTGCCTCCGCCGCCGCACTCCTGTCCAGCTGATCCCTTGTCTGCCCCGCCTGCTCAAGTCCAAATCTGAGGCTAGTCTCTTACAGCTTCTCTCGGGAACTGCCACTTGTGGAGTGCCCCTAGCTCCCAGCCGCAGCCTGTCAGAACTGTGCCTGGTCACTGCCCCTGGGGTTAGGACTCGGAGCTCCCTTCAGGAAGGTGGGCCTGGCTGGAATTGCCCAGGGGCTTGTGGCCCTGGCCGTGGTTCTGACTTGTCAGAACCTGAGAACAGAGCCAGCCACTTGACCAGGGGACCTACAGGTTGTGCCAGGAGAGACATGCCTTCAGGGGTTGCTCCCAGGGTGCAACCTGAGCCTCCCCCAGGAATCTCCGCTCAGCACAGGAAGCTGACCCTGGCCCAGCTCTATCGGATCAGGACCACCCTGCTGCTTAACTCCACGCTCACAGCCTC GGAGGTGTGA